One Primulina tabacum isolate GXHZ01 chromosome 10, ASM2559414v2, whole genome shotgun sequence DNA segment encodes these proteins:
- the LOC142505873 gene encoding peroxisomal membrane protein 11D, with the protein MSTLDVARTELALAILYLNKAEARDKICRAIQYGSKFLSNGEPGTAQNVDKSTSLARKVFRLFKFINDLHALISPSAPGTPLPLIFLGKSKNALLSTFLFLDQIVWLGRTGIYKDKERLELIGRISLFSWLGASFCTSLVEMGEIWRLSSSMKKLEKELKNTNKYKNEEYRTKLKKSNDRSISLVKAVMDLVVAAGLLQLAPNKITPRVTGAFGFTSSLISCYQLLPQPQKAKMT; encoded by the exons ATGAGTACTTTAGATGTTGCCAGAACAGAGCTCGCTCTTGCTATACTATACCTGAACAAGGCCGAAGCTAGGGATAAGATATGCCGCGCAATACAATATGGTTCGAAATTCTTGAGTAATGGAGAGCCAGGCACTGCACAAAATGTCGACAAATCAACCAGCTTGGCTCGAAAAGTATTTCGCTTGTTTAAG ttTATCAATGATCTACATGCTCTCATCAGTCCAAGCGCTCCAGGAACTCCACTTCCTCTAATTTTCCTAGGAAAG TCCAAAAATGCGCTCTTGTCCACTTTCCTGTTTCTGGATCAAATTGTATGGTTGGGTAGGACAGGAATCTACAAG GACAAAGAACGTCTAGAACTCATTGGAAGAATATCTCTTTTCTCTTGGTTGGGTGCTTCTTTCTGCACATCCCTGGTTGAG ATGGGGGAAATCTGGAGGCTTTCTTCTTCAATGAAGAAATTAGAGAAGGAACTGAAGAATACAAATAAATATAAG AATGAAGAATATCGAACTAAGCTTAAAAAATCCAACGATAGGTCAATATCCCTTGTTAAAGCAGTAATGGACTTGGTCGTTGCGGCTGGCTTGCTTCAACTGGCACCCAATAAAATTACTCCACGCGTAACTGGTGCCTTTGGATTCACAAGCTCTCTCATCTCTTGCTACCAG T